In Temnothorax longispinosus isolate EJ_2023e chromosome 10, Tlon_JGU_v1, whole genome shotgun sequence, a single window of DNA contains:
- the LOC139820966 gene encoding uncharacterized protein isoform X3: MGSSGQLYSLSWGEFSSSLASAVQVLRGDGDLVDVTLAAGGRSFRAHKIVLCAASPFLLDLLKSTPCQHPVVMLAGIGADDLESLLEFVYRGEVSVEPAQLPSLLQAAHCLCIHGLTKPTVLTESGEEVPASAIPTATNDGVSRATGNSYYPLKRRKKRRKSSTSSAKWQCTSNTTDSESRPLDDNNRTMPYENKDDDTMETDDTAGNCLVGNYANNHQGGSHSPLQDSPVADDHQAAHQEQVSDGESHLHTLMPMQLHIPQFHSSLNMGFPSGLASLSGLASTQTASSGGANQSKARGASDCPGVCPLCGATLRQARNLRRHLLSSCKYRFNNSAATTMAMAAAQNSDSTEIKTEIKTEIKTEIEAPGYDQSSMTYGTDSGSNDCEQIVCNPTLPSPTSHESVVSSPNSIPSPTIAR, translated from the exons ATGGGTAGCAGCGGCCAGCTCTACAGTCTGTCCTGGGGAGAGTTCAGTTCCTCTCTGGCCTCCGCGGTGCAGGTGTTGAGGGGAGACGGCGATCTGGTGGACGTTACCCTGGCCGCCGGCGGACGCAGCTTTCGCGCGCACAAGATTGTTCTCTGCGCGGCCAGTCCGTTCCTGTTGGACCTTTTAAAG AGTACGCCATGCCAGCATCCGGTGGTTATGCTTGCGGGAATCGGAGCGGATGATCTGGAGTCTTTGCTGGAATTTGTATACCGAGGAGAAGTGAGCGTCGAGCCGGCGCAGTTGCCTTCCTTGCTTCAGGCTGCCCATTGTCTGTGCATTCACGGATTGACAAAGCCAACTGTACTGACGGAG agCGGAGAAGAAGTTCCTGCGTCTGCGATACCAACGGCGACGAACGATGGAGTGTCGAGAGCGACGGGCAACTCGTATTATCCACTGAAACGCAGGAAAAAGAGGAGGAAGTCGTCGACGTCCTCCGCAAAGTGGCAATGTACTAGTAATACTACCGACAGCGAAAGCAGGCCTCTGGACGACAACAACAGAACAATGCCTTACGAAAATAAGGACGACGACACCATGGAAACCGATGACACAG CGGGCAACTGCCTGGTCGGAAACTACGCGAACAACCATCAGGGCGGCAGTCATTCACCGCTTCAAGACTCGCCCGTCGCGGACGATCATCAGGCGGCGCATCAGGAACAGGTTTCGGACGGCGAATCGCATCTGCATACGCTAATGCCGATGCAGTTGCACATACCGCAGTTCCACAGCTCCCTCAACATGGGCTTTCCGTCCGGTCTGGCGTCGTTATCCGGCTTAGCGAGCACCCAGACGGCGTCGAGCGGTGGCGCGAATCAGTCGAAGGCGCGCGGCGCCTCCGACTGCCCGGGCGTTTGCCCGCTTTGTGGCGCGACCCTGCGCCAGGCGAGAAATCTGCGCAGGCATCTGTTATCCTCGTGCAAGTACCGGTTCAACAACTCGGCGGCAACTACGATGGCGATGGCGGCAGCACAGAATTCCGACTCGACGGAGATCAAGACCGAGATCAAGACCGAGATCAAGACCGAGATCGAAGCGCCGGGCTACGATCAGTCATCGATGACGTATGGGACCGACAGCGGAAGTAACGACTGCGAACAGATAGTCTGCAATCCTACCCTACCCTCACCGACGTCGCACGAGAGCGTGGTATCGTCGCCGAACAGTATCCCGTCGCCGACGATCGCCAGATAA
- the LOC139820966 gene encoding uncharacterized protein isoform X1, whose translation MGSSGQLYSLSWGEFSSSLASAVQVLRGDGDLVDVTLAAGGRSFRAHKIVLCAASPFLLDLLKSTPCQHPVVMLAGIGADDLESLLEFVYRGEVSVEPAQLPSLLQAAHCLCIHGLTKPTVLTESGEEVPASAIPTATNDGVSRATGNSYYPLKRRKKRRKSSTSSAKWQCTSNTTDSESRPLDDNNRTMPYENKDDDTMETDDTAQPSIGLNCISDWSSSNSLGRERESERAKGREREREREREMERERERGETNSNRAKATSVQPRMVTLCLCLLTAGNCLVGNYANNHQGGSHSPLQDSPVADDHQAAHQEQVSDGESHLHTLMPMQLHIPQFHSSLNMGFPSGLASLSGLASTQTASSGGANQSKARGASDCPGVCPLCGATLRQARNLRRHLLSSCKYRFNNSAATTMAMAAAQNSDSTEIKTEIKTEIKTEIEAPGYDQSSMTYGTDSGSNDCEQIVCNPTLPSPTSHESVVSSPNSIPSPTIAR comes from the exons ATGGGTAGCAGCGGCCAGCTCTACAGTCTGTCCTGGGGAGAGTTCAGTTCCTCTCTGGCCTCCGCGGTGCAGGTGTTGAGGGGAGACGGCGATCTGGTGGACGTTACCCTGGCCGCCGGCGGACGCAGCTTTCGCGCGCACAAGATTGTTCTCTGCGCGGCCAGTCCGTTCCTGTTGGACCTTTTAAAG AGTACGCCATGCCAGCATCCGGTGGTTATGCTTGCGGGAATCGGAGCGGATGATCTGGAGTCTTTGCTGGAATTTGTATACCGAGGAGAAGTGAGCGTCGAGCCGGCGCAGTTGCCTTCCTTGCTTCAGGCTGCCCATTGTCTGTGCATTCACGGATTGACAAAGCCAACTGTACTGACGGAG agCGGAGAAGAAGTTCCTGCGTCTGCGATACCAACGGCGACGAACGATGGAGTGTCGAGAGCGACGGGCAACTCGTATTATCCACTGAAACGCAGGAAAAAGAGGAGGAAGTCGTCGACGTCCTCCGCAAAGTGGCAATGTACTAGTAATACTACCGACAGCGAAAGCAGGCCTCTGGACGACAACAACAGAACAATGCCTTACGAAAATAAGGACGACGACACCATGGAAACCGATGACACAG CACAACCATCGATCGGGTTGAACTGCATTTCTGATTGGTCGTCCTCCAATTCGTTGgggcgagagcgagagagcgagagagcgaaagggagagagagagagagagaaagagaaagagagatggagagagagagagagagaggggaaacAAATTCAAACCGAGCCAAAGCAACGTCAGTTCAGCCCCGTATGGTAACATTGTGTTTGTGTCTGTTAACAGCGGGCAACTGCCTGGTCGGAAACTACGCGAACAACCATCAGGGCGGCAGTCATTCACCGCTTCAAGACTCGCCCGTCGCGGACGATCATCAGGCGGCGCATCAGGAACAGGTTTCGGACGGCGAATCGCATCTGCATACGCTAATGCCGATGCAGTTGCACATACCGCAGTTCCACAGCTCCCTCAACATGGGCTTTCCGTCCGGTCTGGCGTCGTTATCCGGCTTAGCGAGCACCCAGACGGCGTCGAGCGGTGGCGCGAATCAGTCGAAGGCGCGCGGCGCCTCCGACTGCCCGGGCGTTTGCCCGCTTTGTGGCGCGACCCTGCGCCAGGCGAGAAATCTGCGCAGGCATCTGTTATCCTCGTGCAAGTACCGGTTCAACAACTCGGCGGCAACTACGATGGCGATGGCGGCAGCACAGAATTCCGACTCGACGGAGATCAAGACCGAGATCAAGACCGAGATCAAGACCGAGATCGAAGCGCCGGGCTACGATCAGTCATCGATGACGTATGGGACCGACAGCGGAAGTAACGACTGCGAACAGATAGTCTGCAATCCTACCCTACCCTCACCGACGTCGCACGAGAGCGTGGTATCGTCGCCGAACAGTATCCCGTCGCCGACGATCGCCAGATAA
- the LOC139820966 gene encoding uncharacterized protein isoform X2, with protein MGSSGQLYSLSWGEFSSSLASAVQVLRGDGDLVDVTLAAGGRSFRAHKIVLCAASPFLLDLLKSTPCQHPVVMLAGIGADDLESLLEFVYRGEVSVEPAQLPSLLQAAHCLCIHGLTKPTVLTESGEEVPASAIPTATNDGVSRATGNSYYPLKRRKKRRKSSTSSAKWQCTSNTTDSESRPLDDNNRTMPYENKDDDTMETDDTGDGSSKARSLSDQPVSCPLCGAILRQSRNLRRHLELLHFGLGNSGKSGIHARHRRVAAAAAAVAAADRANDFGLSSLACVRPTVRLDSHLAARSSEASDFSMMTPLSIASSVSSASSVSLPGNLMGTSSSLLGSGDQNGHPLSGSTPATCSTASMVPPTNGIYSSDGGPSMLSCLLPSLPTLPSFSASHDVFRHGEMLRAGIAYHDSSRQHVRHMQRTDVT; from the exons ATGGGTAGCAGCGGCCAGCTCTACAGTCTGTCCTGGGGAGAGTTCAGTTCCTCTCTGGCCTCCGCGGTGCAGGTGTTGAGGGGAGACGGCGATCTGGTGGACGTTACCCTGGCCGCCGGCGGACGCAGCTTTCGCGCGCACAAGATTGTTCTCTGCGCGGCCAGTCCGTTCCTGTTGGACCTTTTAAAG AGTACGCCATGCCAGCATCCGGTGGTTATGCTTGCGGGAATCGGAGCGGATGATCTGGAGTCTTTGCTGGAATTTGTATACCGAGGAGAAGTGAGCGTCGAGCCGGCGCAGTTGCCTTCCTTGCTTCAGGCTGCCCATTGTCTGTGCATTCACGGATTGACAAAGCCAACTGTACTGACGGAG agCGGAGAAGAAGTTCCTGCGTCTGCGATACCAACGGCGACGAACGATGGAGTGTCGAGAGCGACGGGCAACTCGTATTATCCACTGAAACGCAGGAAAAAGAGGAGGAAGTCGTCGACGTCCTCCGCAAAGTGGCAATGTACTAGTAATACTACCGACAGCGAAAGCAGGCCTCTGGACGACAACAACAGAACAATGCCTTACGAAAATAAGGACGACGACACCATGGAAACCGATGACACAG GGGACGGATCGTCGAAGGCACGCAGTCTGTCCGATCAGCCGGTGTCGTGTCCGCTGTGCGGCGCGATTCTGCGCCAATCGAGAAATCTCAGGAGGCACTTGGAGCTTCTGCACTTCGGTCTGGGCAACAGCGGCAAGTCCGGCATACACGCGAGGCATCGGCGcgtggcagcggcggcggcggcggtggcggcggcggacAGGGCCAACGACTTCGGCCTGTCGTCTTTGGCGTGCGTTCGTCCCACCGTCAGGCTGGACTCGCACCTCGCCGCGAGGTCCTCCGAAGCCTCGGACTTTTCCATGATGACACCTTTGTCGATCGCCTCGTCCGTCAGTTCCGCTTCGAGCGTCAGTCTTCCAG GGAATCTGATGGGTACGAGCTCAAGTCTATTGGGTTCCGGCGATCAAAACGGACATCCGCTGTCGGGATCCACTCCGGCCACGTGCAGCACCGCATCTATGGTACCTCCGACCAACGGGATCTACTCCTCGGACGGCGGTCCCAGTATGCTGAGCTGCCTGCTACCGTCGTTGCCCACTTTACCGTCCTTTTCCGCGTCTCATGATGTGTTCCGACACGGCGAGATGTTGCGCGCGGGGATCGCCTACCACGATTCCTCCCGACAGCACGTCAGACACATGCAGCGCACGGACGTCACCTAA